Within Coregonus clupeaformis isolate EN_2021a unplaced genomic scaffold, ASM2061545v1 scaf0963, whole genome shotgun sequence, the genomic segment GCCCAGGTTCGGGTTTAAACAACACCGTGTAAACACCCTGCTAGCCATCATCAGCTGGAGCTGGCTTGCCCAGTTGAGTGACAGGCGTCAACACATCTCTTGATTTTCTATCAATATTCTCAAGTATAGACTAATCTACTCAAGCCATAGGCAAGCTTATCAAAAGTTCATATATTTTTTTGAAAATTCTCCTGCTATCAGTCCAGAAATGATGAAAATCTCATATCAGCAGTAATAGACTATTACAATAAGATAGTGTTATCGGAGTTGATTACATCATATCCCAATCATTCTTATCGCAGTAAGAGATCACATGGCACAGGGCTACTACCTGGATCAGGAAGTGTGCTTGGTTGCCTCTTCCTATTTACTCTGGTCTAGTATGCATAATCAGCCTCTGTAAACACTAGATACTGATACAGAAGTTGGCGGTGGTGGTCTGTGAAGCATTTCAGCAGGGCTGGGCTGCATGGAAGACTGTGTaattcctccactcctccctagATGCTTCAGTCGAGGATACATGATGTTGTTTTTCTGCAGTCATGATGCAAAGGAGGCTGAAGTGTTCTCCAAACACTGACCTAGGGTCAGCTTTCCCTCTTGGCTTTCCCTTCCAATCCCTAGCCTAGCTGAACTGGAAGAAGTCATACATATGCAGTGTATGACAGACAGACCGTGGATCTATCTCTGTAGAGGGAGAGCCTCTAGTCTACCCACACATAGCTTGGCTCAGACATCAGGGAGATAACTGTTCATGTGTTCTGTCTGAGGAAAGTCTCTTTTTGAGGGAGTTGGTGAGAGGGACACACTGAGGGTACTGTACTGGGACTGGGAGtgtgttactgtaggagagagtCTGATTTACAAGGAGACTAACCTCAGAACTCAGCTAAGCTGTCTATTGTTCTGGTATTTAAGCTCCAGATTAACTAGACACCTACAGCCAGAAATCCCAGCTGGCTTCACATGTTTGTATCACATTTGACTTGGTTTGGATTTACAAGGCTGTTGGTTTTGTGCTAGATGGGAGAAACTATGCAGTGTGCCTTATTGCTTTTCAGATAGGCTATATGCAATGATAAGAGACCATGCAGGGCGTGTGTAGTAGCAATACAGGAAAGATAGTGTGTGAAGAATCACCTTCCAGACATTGGAATTCCTGTTACTAACCCTTAAAGGAAGAGGATTTTCTTTACTCAATGGTGGATTTAGTGTAATAATACCATAATAACACAGGGTCTACTACTCCTGCAGTCCCCTCTCATCTTGGACAGTGTTCTGGTAGGATGCCACAATCCAGGAAGCAGGAGATCCAGGCTCATTTTAGACCTCTTCAATCAGTAACTTGAGAATGCCTTAAACTGTTCCTCTATTGAGGATTACCGGTACTTTGTATCCCAAATCTACCCCTGGGCATCACATTATTATATTCATCAATAGATCTACAGGAGAGCTTtaggtaggggctaggggtcaaCCTGAGTCTTTAAAATAATGTGTATAACTCAACCAATGTGTTAACTGTTTGTGTCTTCCGTCCAGGTGTCCTAGTGTGTTCTGGTTCTACCCCAGAGATGGCACAGCGGAGCGGGCAGGAGGACCCGGAGCGGTACCTTTTTGTGGACCGCGCCGTGGTCTACAACCCGGCCACGCAGGCCGACTGGACGGCCAAGAAACTTGTATGGATCCCATCGGAGCGCCACGGCTTCGAGGCGGCCAGCATCCGTGAGGAGCGCGGCgacgaggtggtggtggagctggctGAGAACAGCAAGAAGGCCATGGTGAACAAGGATGATATCCAGAAGATGAACCCTCCCAAGTTCAGTAAGGTGGAGGACATGGCCGAGCTCACGTGTTTGAACGAGGCCTCAGTGCTGCACAACCTGAAGGACCGCTACTACTCGGGCCTCATCTACGTAAGTAGGATAGAAGTCCTGCTTTTTCTGACTTGAGAAAATCAGGAGTAGGCTTCTTTACCTTACATTGGTATCTTATTGAAGTGGACCAGTAGCCTTTCCCCTCCCCTTTTTGGGATATTGTACCCAACTACCCATCACATCAATCAGCATTGTCCAATACCAAACCCACAGAGACCCCCAAAACCATTTGTCCTTAGATATACCACCATACTCCAGGTTCTAATAAGTTGGCAATGGTATAAGCAATGTCCCAGATAACCAGTGTTTCCCCTGTGATTACGGCCCACTTAGTGACATGACATGCATTCCTGGAATAGATGGAATGTCAGTTGGCCGCCTGAGACCCAGAGAGAAGGGAGGACAACTGTGATTGCCTCCACAATTCCACGGCACCAGCTATTCCTGTGGTTCTCTCCCCAGGTGGCTGCAATAAGAGGCAGTAAGAGAGCTTGGGGGATGAGGTCATTTTGGAATGTTAATGAAGCAGAGGTTTTATTTTCACACTCACATTGACTCAATGCAAGGTGCAATATGAGGGGATGTATGAGGGatttaatgtttattttttaatgGATTCTGAGGCTTGTGGAGTGGTCCTAGTTAATGGCATGTTGGCTGATGTGGGAATATGTCATTAGTTCCCATGGGTTGCATTATAAGCCCTTTAACCCTGACTGCTCTCAATAACAAACATTAACACGCTCCAATGCTCTAAGGCAGGGTTAACCAACTGGCGGCCCGATAAAAAAAGAAAtgtggtttttattttttattttgttttattgttggacatagcTAAAATACTgttaaaacaccaggaaatcagctccaagtcattttaattttggaaatctgttaaagtattcccacacataatagagagacacatgGGATcctatacaaatgtaagcaaggtttgaaatgattatgttttagtcaaatattatatcagtTTGAGCTTCTTGCTataaatgatttgtaattatgtacCAGccgctcaataacattttttgtTGATCCCTGATTTAGGGCTAGGGAGGTTACTACTACTAGTAACAAAGCGGGCCATGTTGTCATAGTAATTGCCCTGCTAGAAATGACAAGAAGGCCTCTCGACCCAAACCCTATGCCCCGTCCAACACACTCCCCGGCTGGGGCTGGATTGCTAAGCGAGCTCCAGGCTTTAGTGAG encodes:
- the LOC123486033 gene encoding myosin-10-like produces the protein MAQRSGQEDPERYLFVDRAVVYNPATQADWTAKKLVWIPSERHGFEAASIREERGDEVVVELAENSKKAMVNKDDIQKMNPPKFSKVEDMAELTCLNEASVLHNLKDRYYSGLIYVSRIEVLLFLT